The Bradyrhizobium barranii subsp. barranii genome segment GACCAGCATGTCATCGCCCATGTCAGCGATGATACCGATCTGCTTCACGTGGATCGCCATCTGCTGCATGACCTCGGCGGCTCCGCCGGCCTGATCAACCTCAAAAGCCGCAACATTCCGGTCCACAATCCCGAACTGACCTTCGCTACGCCGGATCATGCGATTTCGACGGCGTCGGGGCGTGCCGGCACCATCAAGACCGGGTGGGAGCTGCTGGCGGCGTTGCGGACCGAGACATCGGCCAGCGGCATCCGGCTGTTCGACCTCGACCAGCCCGGGCAGGGCATCGTCCATGTCATCGGGCCGGAGCTCGGCCTCAGCCTGCCCGGCTGCCTGATCGTCTGCGGCGACAGCCACACCTGCACCCATGGCGGGCTCGGCGCGCTCGCCTTTGGCATCGGCTCCAGCGAGCTCACGCACGTGCTGGCGACCCAGACCATCATCCAGCGCCGGCCCAAAACCATGCGGGTGACGTTCGACGGCCGGCTGCCGTTCGGCGTGACGGCGAAGGATCTCATCCTCGCTCTGATCGGCCATGTCGGCGCCGCCGGCGGCACCGGCTATGCCGTCGAATATGCCGGCAGTGCGATCAGGGACATGCCGATCGAAGGGCGGCTGACCATCTGCAATCTGTCGGTCGAGCTCGGCGCCAAGATGGGGCTGATCGCGCCGGATGACAAAACGTTTGATTACATCCGCGGTCGTCCCTATGCGCCGCAAGGCGAGATGTGGGAGCGCGCCGTCGCGGCGTGGCGGACGCTGCAGAGCGACAGCGATGCAATGTTCGATCGCGAGGTGTCGATCGACGTCGGAACCATCATCCCCCAGATCACCTGGGGCACCAGTCCCGAACACGTCCTCGGTGTCGATGGCCGCATTCCGGATCCAGCAGACATCGCCGATCCCGCGCGCCGCGGCGCGATCGAGATCGCGCTCGACTATATGGGCCTGAAGCCCGGTGCGCCGATCGCCGGCACGCCGGTCGATTGGGTCTTCATCGGCTCCTGCACCAACAGCCGCCTTAGCGATCTGCGCGCCGCGGCCGAAATTGCGCGTGGCCGCAAGGTTGCGCCGGGCGTACGGGCCTGGGTCGTGCCGGGGTCGGAGACCGTCAGGCGCGATGCGATGGCCGAGGGGCTCGACAGGATCTTCATCGACGCGGGCTTTTCCAGCCGTTCATCACGGCGGTGAATTCGATCCCCCGCATCGCGCTGGCGCCGATCATCGTGCTGGCCTTTGGCATCGGAGATACCTCGAAGATCGTCACGTCGTGGATCGTGGTCGTCTTCCTGGTGTTCTTCAATACGTTCGAAGGGGCGCGCTCGATCGACGAGGGCTTTGTCAACGCGGCGCGGCTACTCGGCGCCAGCGAGTGGCAGATCACCCGCACGGTGGTCATCCCCTCGACCATGGCCTGGGTCTTCGCCTCGCTGACGCCTGCGATCTCCTTCGCCCTGATCGGCGTGATCGTCGGCGAGTTCATCGGCGCGGAACGGGGAATCGGCCGCCTGATCATCGAATCCGAGGCGCGCGCGGAGGCATCGGGAATGATGGTCGCCGTCGTCGTGCTGATGCTGGTCGGCGTCGCGCTGTCCGCGTTGATCTGGCGATTGCAGGCCTATCTGTTGCGCTGGCAGCAGCATAATCTCGCGGAGTAGCCCGAGCCGCGGCCTGCGGCGTTGATTACGGCCCCGCCAGCACCGTCCGAGCCGTCGCCACAAACGCCTGCGCCGCCGGCGATAGTGTCCGTCCCTGACGCTGCAGCAGCGACACCGGGCGGGTGATCGCCGGGCGTATCAGCGGTCTTGCGATCAGCGTCGGGAATTGATCGGCGGGCAGCATCGTTGCGGGGAGAATGGCGAGGCCGAGCCCCTGGGCTGTCATGGCGAGCGCGGTGTTGATCAGCGTGACCTCATAGGTTGGAGAAAGGTGCTTGCCCTGCGCGCCGAGGGCCTGATCAATCTGCATGCGGATCCGCGTCTCGCGCCGCATCGCGATGGTCGGAAGCTGCGCCAGCTCATCCCATGTCAGCGCGCGCCGCGCGGCGAAGTCGGCGGTGCGACGGCCGATCGCGCTCAGCCGGCCGCGGGTCAGCGTCTCGATCGTCATCTCCGCGAACTCACCCTCGACGCTGCCGATCGCGAACTCGGCATCGGTTGCGATCAGGCGCGGGACGAGGTCGTCGGCGGCGACGTCGCGCATGTCGATGTCGATCTCGGGGTGGGCCGCGCGGAACTTCGCGAGAACCTGCGGCAGCAATGCCGAAGCGGCCCGCCGACGCGACGAACGCGACGCGACCGGCGCGGGCCTGCGCGAGGTCATGCATGCGCCGTGACAGGCCCAGCGCATCGCTCAACATTCGTTCGGCGGCGTGAAAGGCCTCGTCGGCGGCCAGCGTCGGCTGCACCGAACGCGTGGAGCGGTCGAACAGTTTGACGCCGAGCTGCACTTCGAGCTGCTGGATCAGGAGGCTCGCGGCGGATTGCGTGATGCCCAGCTCGCGCGCGGCCCGCGTGATGCTGCGCGTGCGATACACGCCGGTGAAGGCCCGCAATTGTCGCAAGGTGACATTCATAGCGAATTCTCATGAATTGATGAGTTCTTTCCGACTTATCGCATAAGAGGCCTTGCAATAAAATGCATGCTGCGCGGGCAACGAATCCGCGATGATGCAAGGGGATGGAAACGAGCATGAGGACACAGGTGCTTGTCGTGGGCGCCGGGCCCGTGGGATGACCGCGGCCATGGATCTGGCCTCGCGCGGGATCGACGTCGTCGTCGCGGAGATCCGCCACGCCGGCGATCCGCCCAGCGTCAAATGCAATCACGTCTCGGCGCGCTCGATGGAAACCTTCCGCCGGCTCGGCGTCGCCGCAAAGCTGCGCGACGCGGGCCTGCCCGCCGACTTCCGGAACGATTGCTCCTACCGGACCACGGCGACCGGTATCGAGCTGTGTCGCATCGACATTCCCTCGCGCGCGCGCCGCTACAGCGCCACCGGCGGCCCCGACACCTGGTGGCCGACGCCGGAGCCGCCGCACCGGATCAACCAGGTCTATCTCGAGCCGATCCTGTTCAGCCATGCGGCCGCTCAGCCGCGCATCACCATTTTGGCGCGCACGGAAATCACCGATATCGAGCAGGACGACGATCGTGTGGTCGCGCTAGGTCGCAACCTCGACCGTGGAAACGCGCTCCGCATCGAAGCCGACTTCGTGGTCGGCTGCGATGGCAGCCGTTCGCTGGTCCGCAAATCGATCGGCGCCAGCCTGTCCGGCACGCCGGTGATCCAGCGGGTGCAATCGACCTTCATCGAGGCGCCGCAACTGAAGGAGTTGATGGGCGCGCACAAGCCGGCCTGGATGGTGCTCTCGCTCAACCCGCGCCGCTCCGGCACGACGGTTGCAATCGACGGCCACGACCGCTGGCTGATCCATAATCATCTGAGGCCCGATGAGCCTGAGTTCGACTCGGTCGATCGCGACTGGTCGATCCGCGCCATCCTCGGCGTCGACGAGCGGTTCGAGTACAAGATCCTCAGCAAGGAGGACTGGGTCGGGCGCCGGCTCGTGGCCGACCGCTTCCGCGACCGCAGGGTCTTCATCTGCGGCGACGCCGCGCATCTGTGGATGCCCTATGCGGGCTACGGCATGAATGCGGGCATTGCTGATGCCGTCGATCTCTGCTGGCAATTGGCGGCGCATCTGAACGGCTGGGCGCCGGCTTCGATCCTCGATGCCTATGAGGCGGAGCGCCAGCCCATCACCGACCAGGTGTCGCGCTTTGCCATGGATCACGCGATGAAGATGATGGCGCAGCGCGGCGGCGTGTCCGCGGAGATCGAGAATGACACGCCGCGCGGCCACGCGGCGCGCGCTTCGCTTGCGAGAGCGGCCTACGATCTCAACGTGCAGCAATATTGCTGCGCAGGCCTCAACTTCGGCTACTATTACGATGCCTCGCCGATCATCGCCTATGACGGCGAAACCCCGCCGGCCTACGCGATGGGGAGCTTTACGCCCTCCACCGTGCCGGGCGCCCGGGCGCCGCATGTCTTCCTGCGCGACGGACGATCGCTCTACGATGCCTTCGGATCGGGTTATACGTTGCTGCGGCTTGACCCGGCGATCGATGTGGCGCGGCTGCTCTCTGCCGCAGAACAGCGCGGCATGCCGCTCGCGCTGGTCGACATCGCGCCGGACGAGACGAACGGGGCCTATGCCGAGAAGCTCGTGTTGGCACGACCCGACCAGCACATCGCCTGGCGCGGGCAGGCCGCGCCCGAAAATCCAGAAGGCCTGCTTGCGCGCATCACTGGTGCTGCGGCGTGATCGAACAGCAGGCTGCCTGCCGACGGCACGGCAGCCTGGTCGTGCCTACAAACAAGAATACGTCATGGGGGAGGAGAAATTGTTTCACGTTGCAAGGCGCCGCATTCTGGTCGCGCTGACGGCCGCGACTTTCGCCGTGTTGCCGCTGGAAGCCGGCCGCGCAGCCTATCCGGACCAATTGATCAAGATCATCGTGACCTTTCCGCCCGGCGGCAGCGCCGACACCGTCATCCGTGCGCTCGAGCCGCTGGTCACCGCCGAGCTCAAGCAGAGCCTGGTGATCGAGAACCGCGCCGGGGCAGGGGGCAATATCGGCATGGCGGCGGTGGCCCAGGCCAGGCCCGACGGCTACACGCTCGGTGTCGCGCCGGCGGGCGCGCTGACGGTGAACCCGCACCTCAATTCGTCGATGCCGTTCGACCCAAAGGATCTCGCGCCGATCACGCTGCTGGCGGAAATTCCCTTTGTGCTGGTCGCGTCCGCGGACGTGCCCGCGCACAATGCCGCAGAGACGATCGCGCTCGCCAAGGCGAAGCCGGGCGCGCTGTCGATCGGACATGGCGGCAATTCGACCGCGATGCATCTGACGGCCGCGCTGTTCACGCAGAAGGCGGGGATCAGCATGGAGCTCGTTCCGTATCGCGGGACGGCGCCGGCGGCGGTTGATGTCCTTGCGGCACACGTCCCCTTCGCGGTGCTGGATATCCCCGCATCGAGGCAACTGATTCTCGAAGGCAAGCTCAACGCCGTCGGCGTCTCCTCGGTACGTCGCCTCCCATCCTTGCCCGATGTGCCAACCCTTGCCGAGAGCGGTATTGCGGGCTTTGAATCCGTAGGCTGGTTCGGGCTCGTTGCTCCCTCAGGCACGCCCGCGGACGTCATCAGCAGGCTGAACGAGGCTTTCACAAAAGCCCTGAAAGACCCGGTGGTGGCCGAGAAGATCCGGACCCTCGGCGCAGAGCCCGCGCCGACCTCGCCGGAGCAGTTCGGCCGCTTCATTCAGAGCGAGAGCACGAAATGGGGCAAGCTCATCAGCGAGGCCGGCATCAAGGCGAACTAGGCCGCGTACCTATAAACCCGGTGCGACATGTGACTGGTGGCTTCGTCCGCTTTGCTCCTATAACCGAAACCACCATGATCGCGGCGTGCTAATCGAACCTCGTGGTGCCAATCGGAGGCCGTATGAGTCAGTTGAGGTCCATGTACCCACCCATCGAGCCCTATAGCACTGGCACCCTCGACGTTGGAGAAGGTCACCGGGTTTATTACGAACGGGTGGGGACGCCGGGCGCGAAGCCGGCGGTCTTCCTGCACGGCGGACCGGGCGGAGGTTTGTCCCCTGAACATAGGCGTCTGTTTGATCCCAATCGATATGATGTCATGCTCTTCGATCAGCGAGGATGTGGGCAATCAACTCCGTACGCGGGGCTCGAAGCGAATACGACTTGGCATTTGGTATCGGACATCGAGCGCTTGCGTGAACTTGCAGGCGTCGACAAATGGCTCGTGTTCGGTGGCTCGTGGGGATCGACTCTCGCATTAGCTTATGCAGAAACGCATCCCGACCGCGTCAGCGAGCTTGTTCTCCGTGGCGTCTACACCGTCACCAAGGCGGAGCTGCAATGGTACTATCAGTTCGGCGTCTCAGAGATCTTTCCGGAGAAGTGGGAAAAGTTCCAGGCACCGATACCCCTGAGCGAGCGAGGCGACATGATTGCGGCGTATCGCAGCCGGCTGACAGGCGACGATCGAGCCATCCAGCTCGAGGCAGCCAAGGCTTGGGCTATTTGGGAGGGCGAAACGATCACGCTGCTGCCTAATCCAGCATTCTCGACATCGTTTGGCGACGACCAATTTGCGCTCGCGTTTGCGCGATTGGAGAACCACTATTTCGTTCACGATTGCTGGCTGGAGGATGGGCAACTTCTGCGCAACGCTCACCGCATCCGCGGTATCCCGGGAGCCATTGTTCACGGCCGCTACGACATGCCCTGTCCAGCCCGATATGCGTACGCGCTGCATAGGGCGTGGCCTGATGCCGCATTCCATCTGGTCGAGGGTGCAGGTCATGCCTGGTCGGAGCCAGGTATCCTCGATCAACTGGTGCGCGCCACCGATCGCTTCGCGACAGCACTATGAAGAGGGCAACGACGAAGTCGGAATAAATCCGGGCGCAGAAGAGGAGAATCATCCGTTGGCGGCGGGCTGGTCTCTGGGGCCGCATCATCGACACGCTGGGTGCTTGCTACTCCACGTAAGAAGAGCGTCTGCGACACGTCGATTGTCCGCGTGCATCAGCACGGAGCGCTTCTTCAACAGGATCAAGCAATGCCGTCGTGTGGCGACGCGTTTTGACAAGCTTGCCGCCAACTATCCCGCTTCGTCCAACTCGCTTCAATCAGGCTATGGCTCGGCGCTAATGAGTCCACGTCCTAGGCCTTCCTCTCCGCCGCTCAAGCTTGCTTGTTCTGACGGAGCCGTGACGGCCAGCCGATCCTGACCAGGGTCTCGTCCGGGTCCGACAGCGCAAACTCGTACATTCCCCACGGCGTGTCCTCCGGCCCCCGTCCGTTGGCCAACTCGCCCGAAAACTCTCGCGCGAGTTCGTCGACGGCCTCGGTGTAGAGATAGAGGCCGAACGGGTTGCGGCCTCTGATCAGCCAGCCTTCGACGGCATCGGTGAGATGGAGATGGCCACCCTTTCCATCGGAGAGGATGCGATAGCTGTCCTCACCGTCCGCCGGCTTGTCGCCGTCCGCGCGCGTAAAACCGAGCCGGGCGTAGAATTTCTCCGAGGCGGCGAGGTCGTTGCAGGGAAGGATGGACGTCAGTGCGTGAGTTGGAGGCATGCGAATCCCTTTGCGTTAGACCGCCGATACGTGGGGACGGAAGGTTCAAAGTCGTCACGGCCCGCCGTCCCGACCAGCTTGCGTCCTTTTGAAGACGACCTTATAACCTCGCGCAGGTGCCGAAGGGGCGCCTTCCCGCACAAGAGGCTCTCACCCTTCGAGAGGTTGTCCGTTTTCTTCCGGCGATACGGTCTTTCGATCGGCATCCGGGAAGGCCAACGATGACGAGCCCTTTGTTCGGCAATAGCGGGAGTGTCGGACGCCTCACAGGGGTTGTCATGAACACCGTATTCTCGTCGGGCGCTGCGACGCTCGAATTCCCAAGCACGTGCGATGAATTGTTGCGTGAAATCAAAATTCGCGCGCGGTTACGCTTGAACGATCCGACCAATGAATCGCCGGATGTCATATTCTACGCACGCTGGATATCGAGGCGGCGGCGCTGGGCGTGGCCCGCGAAATGGAAGTTCCCGCGCTCGGGAACGCGCAGACCATCGGGACTGCGTTGCTGTCGACCAAAGTACAGCTCGTGATCCTGGACGGCTTGACCCATGAAGCCGAACTGAGTGCGGTCGATCTCGTCCTGCCTCGAGTTCGTCAGTTTCTGCATGGCGGGTCATCATCACGACGGCCGGTTACTTACTCGGTTCGACCGTGAACGCGAAGCCGCTGTCGAGCGGGGGCACGCGCCCGGTGCCCCCGCGACCAGAGCGGTGACAGGTTGAACCTGCTACCGTCGCGGCCCGACCAACAGCATCCCGCCAGCCGGCAGGGAGCGAGGTGTTTCACGACGATGTTCGACAAAACCTACCGGCAGCGCCTCGAGGATGATCTTTCGCAGTGGGAAGCCGACGGCGTGATCGCGCCGGCGGCTGCCACCTCCATCCGCAGCGCGCTGCCGCCGCTCTCGCCCGGCATCAACATCGCCGTCGTCGTTGCCATCGTCGGCGGCCTCTTGATCGCAGCCGCCTTCCTCGCCTTCGTCGCGGCGCACTGGACGGAGATCGCGCGGCTGCTGCGGTTCGCGATCCTGATCGCCGGCATGGTCGTCGCGGGCGGCCTCGGAGCGTGGTTCGCCGCGACGGGCCGCACGGTTCTCGCCGATCTCTGCGCGAGCATCGGGGCGATCATCTTCGGCGCGGGCATCGCGCTGGTCGGCCAGATGTATCATCTCGGCGAGGATTTCGCCGGCGGTATGCTGCTGTGGTCGATCGGAGCATTTGCCGCCGCCCTGCTGACCGGATCGCGCGGCGCGCTTGCGGTCGCCCTCGTCGCGGCCTGCATCTGGACCTGCATGCGCAACTATGATGCGCCTGATGTCCTGCATCTTCCGTTCGTGGCGGTCTGGCTGATCGCCGCCGCGCTCGCGCTTGCATGGAATTCCCGCGTGGCGGCCCATCTCGTCGCGGTCGCGCTGCTTCCGTGGTGGATCGCGACGTCGCTCCGCTTCGAGCTCGACGGTGCCCAGCCGTCGTTCGTGCTCGCGAACGGCGCCGCCTTGCTGTTCGGCGCCGGACTCGCGATCGCCGCTGTGCCGTTGCCGAGGGCGCGGCGTCTCGGGACCGTTTTATCGATTTACGGAGCGTTTTCGCTGGCCGCCGTCGCTTGCCTGGAGGTGACAACGGTCGACGACATCATCCGCTTCCGGAACAGCACGGTGCCGGCCCAGCCGCTTTGGGCGATCCTGTGCGGGGCCGCGGGCGTGATCCTCGCGCTTGCGTCCGCCGGCATCACCAGGCGTGCAGGTGAAATCCTTGCGGCATGTTCGATCGGGCTAGTCCTGCTCGCGGCGCCGATCTGGCCGGCATCCACGGCCGGCGAGCCCTGGTTCGCCTATGCCGCGCTGCTCTGCGCCATGCTGTGCCTCGTCGTCTCCGGTGTGCTCGATGATGTGCGTCCGCGAATCGTCGCCGGCTGGCTCGGGATCGCCGGCGTCATCGCGGGCATCACCTGGGCGGTAAAGGGCTCGCTGCTGCGCCGCTCGGCTTTCCTTGCCGCGGCCGGTGTGATTGCCGTCGTATTTGCCACCGCGCTCAATCGCGCGCTGCCGAGGGCTCAGCGATGATGGAATTGACCGCGTCCGTGACAAAACTCTGGCAGCGCATCCCGAAAGCCGTGCTGTTCGGTGTCGCCGTCCTGCTTCAATGCGCGCTGCTGGTGCTGATGGTCGCCGATCGCATGCAGATCCTGCGCGAAGGCCGTGAGGTGACGTTGCAGACGCAGCCGGTCGATCCCCGCGATCTCCTGCGCGGCGACTATGTCGTGCTTCGCTACGATATCTCGCAACTGCCGGCGGGCACGCTCGCCGGACAGCCGGCGGCCGAGCGCAAGCCCGTCGTGTTCGTCAAGCTCGCGCCGAATGCCAATGGTCTCTACGAGGCCGTCTCGGTGCATGCCGAGCCCGTCACGGTCGCGGCTCCCGAAGTGCTGATCCGCGGCCGCGTCTCCTATTACGGCGGAACCTGCGGCTCGGGGCCGCGCGTCTTCTGCGAGAAACTGGCGATCAAATACGGTCTCGAAAGCTATTTCGTGCCCGAAGGCGAGGGCAAGAAGCTCGAGCAAGCCCGCAACCAGCAGAAGCTGCGCGTCGTCGCCGCCGTACTCCCCTCAGGCCGCGCCGCCATCAAGCGGCTGCTGCTTGACGGCGAGCCGGTCTATGAGGAGCCGTTGTACTAGGCGCTGATCATTTGGCCTTCAGCGCCCGCCGCAGCACGTCCCACATCCGCGGATCGCTCATATGCGCCACGTTGAAGCGCAGGAAGTCCGATGCCGTCTGCGACACGCTGAAGACGTTGCCCGGCGCGAGCACCACATCCTCCTCGAGCGCGGCGCGCGCGACGGCGGTAGCATCCTGTCCGCCCGCGAGGCGGCACCAGAGGAAGAAGCCGCCGCGAGGCATCAGCCAGGGCTCGATGCCGAGCGCCTGAAGTTTTCGCGCGACGTCGCGGCGCGTCCGCGTGAGCTTTTGCCTCAGCTCGTCCATGTGTTTGCGATAGCTGCCGCCGGCGAGGACCTTTGCGATGATCTCGGTCGCCACCGGGCTCGGGCCGCCGAAACTGGTCGCGACCTGGAGGTCGACGAGGTGCTCGATCCAGTCGGCTCGCCCTGCGATGTAGCCGCAGCGCACCGAGGCCGACAGCGTCTTGGAGAAGCTGCCGATGCGGATCACTCGGTTCAATCCGTCGAGCGCGGCAAGGCGCGGCGAGCGCTCCGGTTCGAAGTCGCCGAAGATGTCGTCCTCGATGATGGTGAGGTCGTGCGCGGCGGCCGCAGTCAGAAGCCGGTGCGCGGTCTGGAGCGAGATCGTCGCGCCGGTCGGATTGTGCAGCGCTGAATTGGTGATGTAGAGCCGCGGCCGCTCAGCCGCGAGGATCTGCTCGAAGCGCGCGACATCGGGGCCCGACGGCGTGTAGGGCACGCTGACGATCTTCGCCTGATGCGCCCGCAGCAGCGCACGAAAATTGAAGTAGCAGGGATCGTCGACCAGCACGGTGTCACCGGGACGGAGCAGGAAGCGGCAGATCAGGTCGGTCGCCTGCGTGCCTGAACCGGTCAACATCAACTGGTTGATCGATGCCTCGATCGCGTCTTCGGCGAGGCGCGCGAGCAGTAGCCGGCGCAGGGCAGGAGAGCCGCTCGTGCTGCCGTAATTGGTCAAAACGCTCGCGTCGGTGCGGGCAAGCGCACGGGTGGCGCGGCGCAAGGCCGCCTCCGGCATCCACTCCGGCGGCAGCCAGCCGCAGCCGGGTTTTGGCACGGCATCGTCCGTGTCGAGCGATTGCCGCGACACCCAGAACGGGTCCACGGCCCGGTCGCGGCGGGGCTCGACTTCGGTCAGCGCCAGCGGCGGGGTGACGGCCGATGAGACATAGAAGCCCGAGCCGCGACGGGCGCGGATCAGGCCGTCGGCGGCCAGCCGATCATACGCTTCGACGACGGTGGACGGCGAAACACCCATTGTCGCGGCAAGGCTGCGAATCGACGGCAGGCGGTCGCCGGTACCGAGTGCGCGGGTCGCGACCTTGGCGCGGATCGCGCCCATCACGTCGCTGGTCCGCGTCCCGCCCCGTCCCTTCGTTTGCGCTTCGCCGCCCAAGGTGTATTACCTTACATATCCATACAGTTTTGCCGGATTGTACTGGATTGTCGCTGGTCTCGCCACCGGCGACGGTCGATGATCGTGACCCAAAAGGCGAGACGGACATGCAATCTGCAGGCAGTGGCTGGGGCAACGGGCTTCTCGGCGTCATCATCTTCAGCGGCTCGTTGCCGGCGACGCGCGTGGCGGTCGGTGGTTTCTCCGCGCTGTTCCTGACGTCCGCCCGCGCGGTCATCGCGGCACTGATCGGTGTGGCCGTGCTCGGCCTGCTCCGCCAGGCGCGGCCGCAGCGGAAGGATCTCGTCTCGCTCGCCATCGTCTCCATCGGCGTCGTGGTCGGCTTCCCCCTGCTGACAGCGCTCGCACTCCAGCACATCACCTCCGCGCATTCGATCGTCTTCATCGGGCTCTTGCCGCTGTCGACCGCGATCTTCGCGGTGCTGCGCGGTGGCGAGCGGCCGCAGCCGCTGTTCTGGCCGTTCGCTGTGCTGGGCAGCGCCACGGTCGCGGGCTTTGCCCTGTCGAACGACGGCTCGGCCTCGCTCACCGGCGATCTCCTGATGGTCGCGGCCATCGTGCTGTGCGGGCTCGGTTATGCCGAAGGCGCCGCGCTGTCGCGCCGCCTCGGCGGCTGGCAGGTGATCTCCTGGGCGCTGCTGCTCGCGCTGCCGCTGATGGTGCCGGTCGCGATCTCAACCTGGCCGTCGACGTGGAGCGGCGTCGGCGTGCCCGCCTGGATCGGGCTCGCCTACGTCTCGGTCTTCAGCATGTTCGTCGGCTTCATCTTCTGGTACCGGGGCCTTGCGGTCGGCGGCATTGCCCGGGTCGGTCAGTTGCAGCAGCTCCAGCCGTTCTTCGGCCTCGCGCTCGCCGGCTTCCTGCTGCAAGAGCCGGTCGCATGGAGCATGATCGCCGCGACCGCACTCGTGGTCGTCTGCGTCTTCTTCGCGCGGCGATATGCCTGAGGCGGTGATCGCAGTTCCCGACCAGGGTCTGAAGTTGATGACCTTGATCGAACGCGCTTCCATCTGGTCATTGGCTCGCGACCACACCTTGGCGCGGTCGTTATGCGACTGCCAACGTTGATCTAGATCAACGTCTGTTCTTGCACGCAGTGCCGCACTGGATGGGAGAGTTATCTCCCCGGTGCATCGCGTGCCCTGTTTCGCGATCACAGTGACAGCATCCGCCTGGCTGGTCTGCTCGTTTCGCTGATGGGACGGTGATCGGCATCCTCACGCGACTGACAGAAATCCGCAGAAAGCAAGGGAAGGAGCACGTCATGCGACACGGAACCAAATTTTGGCTAGCCGGCGCCGTTATTGCCTGCGCAGCCATGGGCTCGGTGCAGTGGTCGGAGGAGGATGGTCTTTCATTCTCGGTTCAGAGCGCACAGGCCCGCGTAGGGCGACCAGCGACCCCAGTGAGTGTCGCCGGCGTCGCGCGGCGAACGACGCGCCGCGCCGTAGTCGGTGGAGCGGCCGTAGGCGCCGCTGTCGCGGCACCAACGTGCGCCCGCGTGCTGGTCAATGGCGCCTGGGTCTGTCGCTAGGAGATCTCTGTCCTTCATGGGGGTGATCGCAGCGATCGCGCTCGTGGTCGTGTGCGTCTTCTTCTTCGCGCGGCGGTTGGCGTGAGGCCTGTGCCTCACGCCTGCCCCATCACCGTCCGCGTCAGCGCACTCCGGGCAAACTTCTTCAGTGGCATCGGCTTGCCGAACAGAAAACCCTGCACGAGGTCGAAGCCGAGCTCGTTGGCGGCGACGAGGTCGGCGCGGCTCTCGACGCCTTCGGCCACGGTGCGCGCGCCGTAGGCGTGCGCGAGCTCGACGATGTGACGGCACACCGTGCGCTTCAGCCGATCGCTGCCGCTGCCGGTGACGAAGTGCCGATCGGCCTTCAGCTTGATGAAGGGAATCTTGTCCAGATCCATCAGTGACGGCCAGTTGGCGCCAAGATTGTCGATCGACAGGCCGATATTGTGCAGGCGCACCTCGCGCGCGACCTCGACGAGGAATTCGAGATCGCGGATCGCCTCCTCGCTGTCGATCTCGATTGTCAGCCCGCCGAAGGCTGGATGCGTCGGCATGCGGCGGCAGAGA includes the following:
- the pip gene encoding prolyl aminopeptidase, with translation MSQLRSMYPPIEPYSTGTLDVGEGHRVYYERVGTPGAKPAVFLHGGPGGGLSPEHRRLFDPNRYDVMLFDQRGCGQSTPYAGLEANTTWHLVSDIERLRELAGVDKWLVFGGSWGSTLALAYAETHPDRVSELVLRGVYTVTKAELQWYYQFGVSEIFPEKWEKFQAPIPLSERGDMIAAYRSRLTGDDRAIQLEAAKAWAIWEGETITLLPNPAFSTSFGDDQFALAFARLENHYFVHDCWLEDGQLLRNAHRIRGIPGAIVHGRYDMPCPARYAYALHRAWPDAAFHLVEGAGHAWSEPGILDQLVRATDRFATAL
- a CDS encoding GDYXXLXY domain-containing protein — protein: MMELTASVTKLWQRIPKAVLFGVAVLLQCALLVLMVADRMQILREGREVTLQTQPVDPRDLLRGDYVVLRYDISQLPAGTLAGQPAAERKPVVFVKLAPNANGLYEAVSVHAEPVTVAAPEVLIRGRVSYYGGTCGSGPRVFCEKLAIKYGLESYFVPEGEGKKLEQARNQQKLRVVAAVLPSGRAAIKRLLLDGEPVYEEPLY
- a CDS encoding VOC family protein, encoding MPPTHALTSILPCNDLAASEKFYARLGFTRADGDKPADGEDSYRILSDGKGGHLHLTDAVEGWLIRGRNPFGLYLYTEAVDELAREFSGELANGRGPEDTPWGMYEFALSDPDETLVRIGWPSRLRQNKQA
- a CDS encoding DUF2157 domain-containing protein yields the protein MFDKTYRQRLEDDLSQWEADGVIAPAAATSIRSALPPLSPGINIAVVVAIVGGLLIAAAFLAFVAAHWTEIARLLRFAILIAGMVVAGGLGAWFAATGRTVLADLCASIGAIIFGAGIALVGQMYHLGEDFAGGMLLWSIGAFAAALLTGSRGALAVALVAACIWTCMRNYDAPDVLHLPFVAVWLIAAALALAWNSRVAAHLVAVALLPWWIATSLRFELDGAQPSFVLANGAALLFGAGLAIAAVPLPRARRLGTVLSIYGAFSLAAVACLEVTTVDDIIRFRNSTVPAQPLWAILCGAAGVILALASAGITRRAGEILAACSIGLVLLAAPIWPASTAGEPWFAYAALLCAMLCLVVSGVLDDVRPRIVAGWLGIAGVIAGITWAVKGSLLRRSAFLAAAGVIAVVFATALNRALPRAQR
- a CDS encoding 3-isopropylmalate dehydratase large subunit, which codes for MDTRGRTLLAKIWDQHVIAHVSDDTDLLHVDRHLLHDLGGSAGLINLKSRNIPVHNPELTFATPDHAISTASGRAGTIKTGWELLAALRTETSASGIRLFDLDQPGQGIVHVIGPELGLSLPGCLIVCGDSHTCTHGGLGALAFGIGSSELTHVLATQTIIQRRPKTMRVTFDGRLPFGVTAKDLILALIGHVGAAGGTGYAVEYAGSAIRDMPIEGRLTICNLSVELGAKMGLIAPDDKTFDYIRGRPYAPQGEMWERAVAAWRTLQSDSDAMFDREVSIDVGTIIPQITWGTSPEHVLGVDGRIPDPADIADPARRGAIEIALDYMGLKPGAPIAGTPVDWVFIGSCTNSRLSDLRAAAEIARGRKVAPGVRAWVVPGSETVRRDAMAEGLDRIFIDAGFSSRSSRR
- a CDS encoding ABC transporter permease; protein product: MNSIPRIALAPIIVLAFGIGDTSKIVTSWIVVVFLVFFNTFEGARSIDEGFVNAARLLGASEWQITRTVVIPSTMAWVFASLTPAISFALIGVIVGEFIGAERGIGRLIIESEARAEASGMMVAVVVLMLVGVALSALIWRLQAYLLRWQQHNLAE
- a CDS encoding Bug family tripartite tricarboxylate transporter substrate binding protein; amino-acid sequence: MFHVARRRILVALTAATFAVLPLEAGRAAYPDQLIKIIVTFPPGGSADTVIRALEPLVTAELKQSLVIENRAGAGGNIGMAAVAQARPDGYTLGVAPAGALTVNPHLNSSMPFDPKDLAPITLLAEIPFVLVASADVPAHNAAETIALAKAKPGALSIGHGGNSTAMHLTAALFTQKAGISMELVPYRGTAPAAVDVLAAHVPFAVLDIPASRQLILEGKLNAVGVSSVRRLPSLPDVPTLAESGIAGFESVGWFGLVAPSGTPADVISRLNEAFTKALKDPVVAEKIRTLGAEPAPTSPEQFGRFIQSESTKWGKLISEAGIKAN